The Candidatus Dadabacteria bacterium genome contains the following window.
GCGCTTTTTGCGGAGATTGATAACCGCGCTCATGTCCACCTCGTTAAAGGTTGACAGAATCGCCGCCTCCCTCTGCGCCTCAAGCATGCGCCGCGCTATGGTTTTGCGCCGCGCCGTCATCTTCACCCTTTCCTCCCTCCGGCTCAAAGCGGAAAGAGAGGGGAATATGTCGCTTCCGGCGGCGGGGGCGGCTGGCGCGGCGGGGCTTTGCCCCCTTGCGGCGGCTTTTTCAACATCGTCTCTGGTTATGCGGCTTCCCTCCGCCGGTTTTACCTGAGACAGGTCTATGTTCTCGTTTCTGGCTACATTTCTGGCAACCGGCGTGGAGCGTGCTCCGGAATCCGTTTTCACGGGCGGCGCGGCTTCCTGCGGCTCTGCGGCGGCGGGCGGCTCTTCCTTTTTCTCTTTCGGCGTATCATCGGACTTGGCGGCGGCGGGCGCGGCGGGTTTGCCGGACTCGTCTATCTCTCCGAGAGAGTCGCCCACTTTCACCTCGTCCCCTTCGGTTTTTCCTATGCCGGAGATAACCCCGCTTGCCGTTGCGGGCACTTCAAAGTTCGCCTTTTCGGTCTCCAGTTCAACAACGGTCTCCCCCGTCCGCACGGCGTCGCCCGGCTGCTTGAGCCACTTGATTACCGTCGCTTCCAGAACGGAGTCTCCAAGGTCGGGAACAACTATTTGAGTAGCCATAATTTTCCTCCAGTCTGCGGGCTATTATACATCCCTTTCCAAAAGCACGCCGCTCTTTTCAAGGTTCGGAACATCGCCCCCGCTGAACGCCTGCTCAACAAGTATAGCCTGATTTACCTTGTGCATTGACAGAGAACCCTCCGCCGGGCTTGAATTGCGCTTTCTCGCAATCAGATGAAGGGGCAGTTTCCGCGCCCGCGCAATACGGCGCAATATCGGATTGATAAAGTCCCACGCTCCCATGTTTACCGGCTCTTCCTGAAGCCACACTATTTCCTTCGCCTTTGCGTACCTGCCCACCGCCGCCTCAATCTCTTCAACCGGCGGGTAGTAAAGCTGCTCAACCCGTATGACCGCCACCTTCGGGCTGCTCTTTCTCAAGTCAGACATTTCCATATCCACCGCCACCTTGCCGCTGCACAGTATAACCCTTTCCACCTTCTTTGCGCCCGCCGCTTTTACGGGGTCGTCTATAACGGGCATAAACCCCCCGGACGACAACTGATTGAGCGATGACGACACCAGCGGATTTCTGAGCAGCCCCTTCGGCGTCATTATCACAAGCGGCAGGGGGTCTGTTTTGAGCACCGCCGCCTGTCTTCTCATCACATGGAAAAACTGCGCCGAACTTGTGCAGTTCACCACCCTGATATTTTTCTCCGCCGCCATGTTCAGAAACCTCTCAAGCCGCCCGCTGGAATGGTCGGGACCCTGCCCCTCGTAGGCGTGAGGCAGAAGCAGAACAAGAGACGGATGCTGCCCCCACTTTGAACGCCCCGAAACCATGTATTCGTCTATGAGCGGCTGCGCCCCGTTGATGAAGTCTCCGTATTGTGCCTCCCAGATCACAAGCGTTTCGGGCTTCTGAATGCTGTAGCCGTATTCAAACCCTATGCACGCGTTTTCGGTGAGCGGGCTGTTGATGATTTCAAACCCCGCCTTTGCCTGAGGGATTTCCTGAAGCGGCGCATACTGCCGCCCCGTAACCTCATCGTGCCACACGGCGTGCCTGTGGCTGAACGTTCCCCTCTGGCAGTCCTGCCCGGTGAACCTTATCGGCACTCCGTCCGCAAGTATGGAGGCGTAGGAAAGTTCCTCTCCCATCGCCCAGTCAATTGAAAGGGCTTTGGGATTTTTGAGCGCATCGCGCCTTTTCTCGCGGGATTTCAGGATTTTGCTATTCATTGAAAACCCTTCGGGCAGGGTGAGAAGGGCGTCGTTTATCTCCCTCAGTTTTGCCGCCGGAAAAGCCGTCTTGGCGTTTGCCGCCGCTCTTTTTTCCGGCACGACTATAAGCCCCCTTTCAGAGTCTTCCGTTGCGTCCGGCAGTGATTCGTAAATTTCCGTCAGCCGCTCCATCCGCTCGTCAAACATCTCCCGCGCCCCGCTTTCCTCAACAACCCCCTCTGAGGCGCAGCGGGCGGCGAGTTTCTCGCGGACGGTCGGGTGGTTTCTCACATTTTTGTAGAGAAGCGGCTGAGTGAAAGCGGGCTCGTCTCCCTCGTTGTGCCCGTGGCGGCGGTATCCCACCAAGTCTATGAGGAAATCCTTGCGGAACTCCCGCATGTAGGCAAAGGCGATGCGGACGGCTTCAATGCACGCCTCCGGCTCGTCCGCGTTTACGTGTATGACGGGAACTTCAAAGCCCTTTACCACATCGCTTGAATAAAGCGTGCTGCGCCCGTCTGCGGGCAGGGTTGTGTAGCCCAGTTGATTGTTGGTGATGATGTGGAGCGTTCCGCCCGTGCCGTATCCGGGTATCAGAGACATGTTGAGCGTCTCGGCGTTTATTCCCTGTCCGGGGAAGGCGGCGTCTCCGTGAACAACCACGGGAATGGAATACATCGGGTCAAATTTCGGCTCGCCCGCCGAGGAGGAATCCGTTCCCGCCCCCCGCGCCATTCCCTGAATGACCGGATTGACGGACTCAAGATGGCTGGGGTTGGGCGCAAGCACTATTTCCAGCACTCCATCCGCGCCGCTTCCGCTGCCGTTCATCTGAAGCGGCTTGACCGCCCCCTCGTGGTATTTGACATCCCCCGTCCAGCCCATGTCATCCCTGAAATCTCTCTCATACACGGGGTCTTTGAACTTCAAAAGAGACTGCTCACAGGGTTTGTCCATAACATTGTGCATAACGTTCAGCCGCCCCCTGTGCGCCATTCCGAGCGTTATGTGGTAAACCCCCGCTTCGGACGCAAGAAAGGTGAACTCATTAAGCATGGGAACAAGCATGTCCACCCCTTCAATGGAGAAGCGGAACTTGCCCGGAAAAACCTTGTGCAGAAACCTCTCCAGCGCCTCAACCGCAGACAGTTGCTCCAGAACAGACCTGAGATTCACGGGCAGGGCGGGAGACCTGAACTTTCCCGATTCCACCGCGTTCATCATCCACAGCCGCTCTCCGGAGTAGTAAATGTGCTGAAAATCGTAGCCCGAAAACGAGCAGTAAACCCGCCGCAGTCTGTCTATCGCTTCGGCGGCGTTTGCGCAACCTTCGGCGGCGGGGCTTTTCACTATGGACGGGGGGAGGGATGAGATCCGCCCTTCGGTTAGCCCGTGAAACTCAAGGGAGAGAAGGCTGTCTCCGGCGGGCGGGTTTCCGAGCGGGTCTATTTTGGCGGCAAGGTGTCCGTTCAGCCGTATGGCCTGGGCGAGGTTTGTAACCGCAACCGTGCTTTCGGCGTCCTGCGCCGTCCGCCCCGCGCCGGACGGGGAGGGGGCGGGAGCGCCGTTTTCCGCCGCGCCGTTGCCGTAGGGCTTCCACGCCTCAAAAAACGCCCGCACTTCCGGCTCAACCGCCGAGGGGTCGCTTGTGTAGCGGTCGTAGAGTTCCGCTATCACGGCCGAGTTCGGTCCGTGAAAAACGTCTTCCATCTTCATGGGGTGACTTCCTTGTGTGTCACGGGAGAAATCTTCCTGTCGTCAAAAACAGTCAAGCAATACTAATACAGAATTGCTCCGGAGACAATACGCCAACCGGACAATTACCTGTTTTTCTTGGGCCTGTCTTTTTCCTCCACATAGCCGGTGAGTTGCACTTTGCTGCGGACTTCGGGGGGCAGATTGCTGAGGTCGGGCTTGGGCATGTCGGTTGAAAGGTCGCTTGTGAAAGAGAAAGAGGAGACCACTTTGTCCGCTTTTTTAGAGCCGCACGAGGGGCATTTGACCTTTTTTTCGTCCCCCTCCTCATAGATGAGTTCCGAAAACCTGAAAGCCGTTGTGTTCATAATGAGCAGAACCGAGCCGTCTTCGGAGTAGCGGGCGATGTCAAGCCCGCCTTCTTTGGGCTTGCCCGCGCCCGCCTCTATCTTCCCGCTTTTCAGGTTTATAATCTGCACGCTGTTGACGGCGGCGGTTTCCTTCACAACCGCCCCCGCCGCTTTTTTGT
Protein-coding sequences here:
- a CDS encoding 2-oxoglutarate dehydrogenase E1 component, which encodes MKMEDVFHGPNSAVIAELYDRYTSDPSAVEPEVRAFFEAWKPYGNGAAENGAPAPSPSGAGRTAQDAESTVAVTNLAQAIRLNGHLAAKIDPLGNPPAGDSLLSLEFHGLTEGRISSLPPSIVKSPAAEGCANAAEAIDRLRRVYCSFSGYDFQHIYYSGERLWMMNAVESGKFRSPALPVNLRSVLEQLSAVEALERFLHKVFPGKFRFSIEGVDMLVPMLNEFTFLASEAGVYHITLGMAHRGRLNVMHNVMDKPCEQSLLKFKDPVYERDFRDDMGWTGDVKYHEGAVKPLQMNGSGSGADGVLEIVLAPNPSHLESVNPVIQGMARGAGTDSSSAGEPKFDPMYSIPVVVHGDAAFPGQGINAETLNMSLIPGYGTGGTLHIITNNQLGYTTLPADGRSTLYSSDVVKGFEVPVIHVNADEPEACIEAVRIAFAYMREFRKDFLIDLVGYRRHGHNEGDEPAFTQPLLYKNVRNHPTVREKLAARCASEGVVEESGAREMFDERMERLTEIYESLPDATEDSERGLIVVPEKRAAANAKTAFPAAKLREINDALLTLPEGFSMNSKILKSREKRRDALKNPKALSIDWAMGEELSYASILADGVPIRFTGQDCQRGTFSHRHAVWHDEVTGRQYAPLQEIPQAKAGFEIINSPLTENACIGFEYGYSIQKPETLVIWEAQYGDFINGAQPLIDEYMVSGRSKWGQHPSLVLLLPHAYEGQGPDHSSGRLERFLNMAAEKNIRVVNCTSSAQFFHVMRRQAAVLKTDPLPLVIMTPKGLLRNPLVSSSLNQLSSGGFMPVIDDPVKAAGAKKVERVILCSGKVAVDMEMSDLRKSSPKVAVIRVEQLYYPPVEEIEAAVGRYAKAKEIVWLQEEPVNMGAWDFINPILRRIARARKLPLHLIARKRNSSPAEGSLSMHKVNQAILVEQAFSGGDVPNLEKSGVLLERDV
- the odhB gene encoding 2-oxoglutarate dehydrogenase complex dihydrolipoyllysine-residue succinyltransferase; the encoded protein is MATQIVVPDLGDSVLEATVIKWLKQPGDAVRTGETVVELETEKANFEVPATASGVISGIGKTEGDEVKVGDSLGEIDESGKPAAPAAAKSDDTPKEKKEEPPAAAEPQEAAPPVKTDSGARSTPVARNVARNENIDLSQVKPAEGSRITRDDVEKAAARGQSPAAPAAPAAGSDIFPSLSALSRREERVKMTARRKTIARRMLEAQREAAILSTFNEVDMSAVINLRKKRKDSFKEKHGVSLGMSSFFIKAAVGALKAFPQVNSEIQGDEIIYKRFYDIGVAIGASTGLVVPVVREADGKSFAEIEKEVRQFAEKAEEGKLKIEDLAGGSFSITNGGVFGSMLSTPILNPPQVGILGLHAIKERPVVVDGEVVIRPVMYVALSYDHRVVDGREAVQFLVRLKELVEDPQSLLIDG